The DNA segment AGCCGCGCGCGCAGTATCTGTACGTGCCATACCGCGACCAGAGCAAAATCTATAACTACGACTCCTCATTATTGCAGTCCGACTACAGCGGCCTGTTCCGCGACCGCACATATGGCGGTCTGGACCGTATCGCCTCCGCAAACCAGGTCACGACCGGCGTCACATCGCGTATTTATGATGATGCCGCAATTGAACGTTTTAATGTTTCCGTGGGTCAAATCTACTATTTCACGGAGTCTCGCACCGGCGATGACAACATAACCTGGGAGAATGACGACAAAACGGGCTCACTGGTTTGGGCGGGCGACACCTACTGGCGTATCTCCGACCGCTGGGGACTGCGTAGCGGTATTCAGTACGACACGCGTCTGGACAGCGTCGCGACCAGCAGCAGTACGATCGAATACCGTCGCGATGAAAATCGTCTCTTACAGTTGAACTACCGTTATGCCAGCGCGGAATATATTCAGGCTACGCTGCCGTCTTATTCCACTGCGGAGCAGTATAAAAACGGGATTTCCCAGGTCGGGGGCGTTGCCAGTTGGCCGATTGCCGATCGTTGGTCTATCGTAGGCGCTTACTACTTTGATACCAATGTGAATAAGCCTGCCGACCAGATGCTCGGCGTGCAGTACAACTCCTGCTGCTATGCGATTCGCTTCGGTTATGAGCGTAAGCTGAACGGTTGGGATAACGATAAAGAACACGCTGTTTATGACAACGTGATCGGCTTTAACATTGAATTGCGTGGTCTGAGCTCCAACTACGGTCTCGGCACCAAAGAGATGTTGCGTTCGAACATTTTGCCGTATCAAAGCTCTCTGTGATTTGATTGATTTACCACGTAATCCGCATTGCGGTTAATTGAAATGGAAAAAGTATGAAGAACTGGAAAACGCTGCTTCTCGGTATCGCCATGATCGCGAATACCAGTTTCGCTGCCCCGCAGGTGGTCGATAAAGTCGCAGCCGTCGTCAATAACGGCGTCGTGCTGGAAAGCGACGTTGATGGCTTAATGCAATCAGTAAAACTTAATGCGGGTCAGGCTGGTCAGCAGCTTCCTGATGATGCCACGCTACGTCATCAGATCCTGGAACGTTTGATCATGGATCAAATCGTTCTCCAGATGGGTCAGAAGATGGGGGTGAAAATCTCTGATGAACAGCTGGATCAGGCTATCGCCAATATCGCTAAACAGAACAACATGACGCTGGACCAGATGCGCAGCCGTCTGGCTTACGATGGTCTGAGCTACTCAACCTACCGTAGCCAGATCCGCAAAGAGATGATCATCTCCGAAGTGCGTAACAACGAAGTGCGTCGTCGCGTCACCATCCTGCCGCAGGAAGTGGATGCGCTGGCCCAACAGGTCGGTAACCAGAACGATGCCAGCACAGAGCTGAACCTGAGCCACATTCTGATCCCGCTGCCGGAAAACCCGACGTCGGATCAGGTAAGCGAAGCGGAAGCCCGGGCGCGTTCGATTGTTGATGAAGCGCGTAACGGCAGTGATTTCGGCAAACTGGCGATCACCTACTCCGCCGACCAGCAGGCGCTGAAAGGTGGCCAGATGGGCTGGGGACGTATTCAGGAGCTGCCGGGCATTTTCGCGCAGGCGCTGAGCACGGCGAAAAAAGGCGACATCGTTGGCCCGATTCGTTCCGGCGTTGGCTTCCACATTCTGAAAGTGAACGATCTGCGCGGCCAGAGCCAGAGCATCTCCGTCACTGAAGTTCATGCTCGCCATATTCTGCTGAAACCCTCGCCGATCATGACCGATCAGCAGGCGCGCCTGAAACTGGAAGAGATCGCAGCAGACATTAAGAGCGGCAAAACGACCTTTGCTGCCGCAGCGAAAGAGTTTTCACAGGACCCAGGTTCTGCCAACCAGGGCGGCGATCTGGGCTGGGCGGCAGCGGATATTTTCGATCCTGCCTTCCGCGACGCGCTGACCCGCCTCAACAAAGGCCAGATGAGCGCCCCGGTGCACTCTTCCTTTGGCTGGCACCTGATCGAACTGCTGGATACGCGTAACGTTGATAAAACCGACGCGGCGCAGAAAGACAGAGCTTACCGTATGCTGATGAACCGTAAGTTCTCGGAGGAAGCGGCGACCTGGATGCAGGAACAACGCGCCAGCGCTTACGTTAAAATCCTGAGCAATTAATGGCTACTGTTCAACGCGTTGTTATCACTCCCGGCGAACCCGCCGGGATTGGTCCTGACTTAGTCGTTCAGCTCGCACAGCGTGAGTGGCCGGTCGAACTCGTCGTCTGTGCAGATGCCCGTCTGTTAACCGACCGGGCCGCGTTGCTCGGTTTGCCCCTCTCGCTTCTTCCCTACTCGCCAAATCACCCTGCAAAACCGCAATCCGCCGGCACGCTGACCCTGTTGCCGACAGCGCTTCGCGCTCCTGTCACCCCAGGTCAACTCAGCGTTGAGAATGGGCAGTATGTGGTGGATACGCTGGCGCGCGCCTGCGACGGTTGTCTGCAAGGGGAATTTGCGGCGCTGATCACCGGGCCGGTTCACAAAGGCGTCATCAATGACGCTGGCGTACCGTTTACCGGACACACGGAGTTTTTTGAAGCGCGTTCGCAGGCGAAGAAAGTGGTGATGATGCTGGCCACCGAGGAGCTGCGGGTCGCGCTGGCGACAACGCACCTGCCGTTAAGAGCGGTTGCCGACGCCATTACGCCCGCTTTGCTGCATGAGGTGATCGGCATTCTGCATCATGATTTACGCACGAAATTCGGCCTTGCCGATCCGCATATTCTGGTGTGCGGGCTAAATCCGCATGCGGGTGAAGGCGGCCATATGGGAACCGAAGAGATCGACACGATCGTTCCGGTACTGGATGATCTGCGCGCTCAGGGGATGCGCTTAAGCGGCCCTTTGCCCGCCGACACGCTTTTCCAGCCTAAATATCTCGATCATGCCGATGCCGTGCTGGCGATGTACCACGATCAGGGTCTCCCCGTGCTAAAATACCAGGGATTTGGTCGCGGCGTGAATATCACGCTGGGCCTGCCTTTTATTCGAACATCCGTAGACCACGGCACCGCGCTTGAACTGGCGGGTCGGGGGCAAGCGGATGTCGGCAGTTTTATTACGGCGCTTAATCTCGCCATCAAAATGATTGTTAATACCCAATGAATAATCGAGTCCATCAGGGCCACTTAGCCCGTAAACGTTTCGGGCAAAACTTTCTCAACGATCAGTTTGTGATCGACAGTATTGTCTCCGCCATTAACCCGCAAAAGGGTCAGGCAATGGTCGAAATCGGCCCCGGTCTGGCGGCGCTGACGGAGCCTGTCGGCGAACGTCTGGACCAGCTCACGGTGATCGAACTTGACCGCGATCTGGCCGCGCGTCTGCAAACGCACCCGTTTTTGGGGCCGAAACTGACGATTTATCAGCAAGATGCCATGACCATGAACTTTGGCGAGCTGTCTGAGAAGATAGGTCAGCCGCTGCGCGTATTCGGCAACTTGCCCTACAACATCTCCACCCCGTTGATGTTCCACCTCTTTAGCTATACTGATGCCATTGCCGACATGCACTTTATGTTGCAAAAAGAAGTGGTCAATCGTCTGGTTGCAGGGCCAAACAGTAAGGCGTATGGTCGATTAAGCGTCATGGCGCAATATTATTGCCAGGTGATCCCGGTGCTGGAAGTGCCACCATCCGCCTTCACGCCGCCGCCTAAAGTCGATTCCGCCGTTGTGCGTCTGGTGCCTCACACGACGATGCCGTATCCGGTGAAAGACATACGCGTGTTGAGCCGCATCACCACCGAGGCGTTTAACCAGCGTCGTAAAACGATTCGCAACAGCCTCGGCAATCTGTTCAGCGTCGAGGTGCTGACGGAACTGGGCATTGACCCGGCATTGCGAGCGGAAAATATCTCTGTCGCGCAATATTGCCAGATGGCGAACTATCTGTCAGAAAACGCGCCTTCGAAGGAGAGTTAAGCATGATCAATTCGCCCCGAGTGTGTATTCAGGTTCAGAGCGTCTACATTGAAGCGCAATCTTCACCTGATGATGAACGTTACGTATTCGCATACACGGTAACCATCCGCAATTTGGGGCGAGCGCCAGTGCAGTTGTTGGGGCGTTATTGGCTGATAACCAATGGTCATGGCCGCGAAACCGAAGTACAGGGCGAAGGTGTGGTTGGCGTACAGCCGCACATCGCGCCCGGAGAAGAGTACCAGTACACCAGCGGCGCCGTTATTGAAACGCCGCTGGGCACCATGCAGGGTCACTACGAAATGATCGATGAAAAAGGCGTCGCCTTTACTATCGATATTCCCGTGTTCCGACTCGCCGTTCCAACACTTATTCATTAAAACTAAAGCAATGGCAACATACCTCATTGGCGACGTTCACGGTTGCTACGACGAACTGATCGCATTGTTACACCAGGTGGAATTTACCCCCGGTTCAGATACCCTGTGGCTTACCGGCGATCTGGTCGCTCGCGGCCCTGGTTCTCTGGAAGTGCTCCGCTACGTGAAATCACTGGGCGACTGCGTGCGTCTGGTGCTTGGCAATCACGATTTACATCTGTTGGCCGTCTTTGCGGGCATTAGCCGCAATAAGCCGAAAGACAGGCTGACTCCGCTGCTGGAGGCGCCAGACGCCGACGAACTGCTCAACTGGCTGCGCCGTCAGCCGCTGTTGCAGGTCGACGAAGAGAAGAAGCTGGTGATGGCGCATGCGGGCATTACGCCGCAGTGGGATTTACAGACAGCGAAAGACTGCGCGCGCGATGTTGAAGCCGTGCTGTCGAGCGACTCCTATCCCTTCTTCCTCGACGCGATGTACGGCGATATGCCGAACAACTGGACGCCGGAGCTAACGGGTCTGGCGCGGCTGCGTTTTATCACGAATGCCTTCACCCGTATGCGTTACTGTTTCCCGAACGGCCAACTGGATATGTACAGCAAAGAGTCGCCGGAAAACGCCCCTGCGCCGCTGAAACCCTGGTTCGCCATTCCGGGACCGGTTAGCGAAGCATACAGCATTGTCTTTGGTCACTGGGCGTCGCTGGAAGGTAAAGGGACGCCGGAAGGCATTTATGGTCTGGATACAGGCTGCTGCTGGGGCGGGGATTTAACCTGCCTGCGTTGGGAAGATAAGCGCTACTTCGTGCAGCCGTCGAATCGTCATCTTGATTCAGGCAAAGGCGAGGCGGTAAACGCCTGAGCGTTATTTTGTAGGCCGGATAAGGCGTTTACGCCGCTATCCGGCATTCACGCCACATTATTGCCTGATGGCGCTTCGCTTATCAGGCCTACAAATCCGCATTACAACATGCCGGATTAACGACGCTCCAGAATCTCGAAGCAGTAGCTGTGAGAATTCTGCTCATCGGCGTCGTGGAACTCGCTGAAGACCGATTCCCAGTCATCCGGTTCGTAGTCCGGGAAATGGGTGTCCCCTTCCACTTCGGCATCAATATGCGTCAAATACAGTTTCTGCGCTTTCGGCAAGAACTGTTCGTACACGCGTCCGCCGCCAATCACCATAATCTCTGGCGCATCGCCGCAGGCGGCAATCGCTTCATCGACCGATTTCACCCACTGCACGCGATCGTCAGTGCCAGGCTGGCTGCTGATGACGATGTTTTTACGCCCCGGCAGCGGTCGTCCGATGGATTCCCAGGTATGGCGCCCCATAACCACAGGCTTGTTTAAGGTGTTACGTTTAAACCAGGCGAGATCGGCAGGCAGGTTCCACGGCATGGCGTTTTCCATGCCGATAACGCGATCTACCGCTAACGCCGCAATCAGACTGATCATTGAATATTTCCTGGATACAAAAAATTGTCGCCACTATACGGAAAGAGCAATCTTTCGTCGACTAACGAAAAGAGGAATAGCACGAAAATTTTCCGTTCTGCTGGCAACCCGACTTATTTAAAGCGGTGTCAGCTCGCAGCAATCAGACGCGCCATCCGGCCTACGATGGTTTGTAGGCCCGGTAAGCGCAGCGCCACCGGGCAAATTGCCGGATGGCGGCGTAAATGCCTTATCCTGCCTACGTTGACGGTTTCACTTCCGGCTCATCAGCTGCGTCACCCGTATGTTTACCTTCATCCGTGCCTTGCCAGCCGTGGCGTTGAATTAACGATAAATGTTCACGGTCTTCAGTAATAATCTCGCTCAACATAGCGCTGGTGCGTTTATAGACAGCCGCGCGGGACGTTGGATCGTTTTCCCCTTTCGCCATCTCTTCCACCATCTGCGTATTAAAACGACGGAACAGATCGGCACGCTCGCGCGCCTCGTAGCGTCCCAGCCCTAATTTTTCCAGCGCCTGACGCCCTGTTTTTAACGCGCCTTCAAATGTTTCACGCTCCGGCATCTCAACACCGGCCTGTCGCAGACGGATGTAGTGATCGACATCGCGGGCGCGGGCAATAATTTGCAGGTCGGGGAAATGGGCTTTTACCATTTCTGTCAGTTGTAAACTGGTTTGCGGATCGTCAATCACGTTGATCAGCACTTCCGCTTTCGCCGCACCGGCAGACTCCAGCAGATCCATGCGCGTCGCGTCCCCGTAAAAGACCTTCATGCCAAATTTGCGCAGCGTTTCAATATGATCCGGGTCATGGTCGAGAACCACCATTTTTACCCCGCTCGACAGCAGCAAACGCCCCGTAATCTGCCCAAAACGGCCAAATCCGGCGATGATCACGCGCGGTTGCTCCGCATCGATCTCATCCGCTTCACGCGCTTCGCCGGTTGCGGATTTTTCCAGACGGCTCAGGAGCACCAGAAAAATGGGCGTCGCCGCCATTGAGAGCGCAACGGTGAGCGTCAGCGCCTTCGCCCATTCCGGGTCGAGTACATTGGCCATTTGCGCCGCGCCGAATACCACAAAGGCAAACTCACTCCCCTGTCCTAATAATACGGCAAACCAGAGACGTTGCTTATTCGGCACCCGTAGCGGCCTGGCGACCAGCCACAGCATTACCGTTTTAATTACCAGGAAACCGACCAGCAGGATAAGAATGCGTAACGGATTATCGATCAGCGTGCCAAAGTCGATAGACATGCCGACGCCGATAAAGAACAGCCCCAGCAGCAGCCCTTTAAACGGTTCTATGTCGCTTTCCAGCGCATGCCGGTATTCCGAGCTTGCCAGCAACACGCCCGCCAGAAACGCCCCCATCGCCATCGACAGCCCCACTTCTTCCAGCAGCAAGCCGAAGCCAAAGACCAGAAACAGGGCCACGGCGCTGAACACTTCACGCAAACCGGAACGCGCGACAAAACGCAGCGCCGGGCGCGTGACATAGCGCCCTAACAGCACCACCAGCGCCAGCGCCCCTGCCACTTTTAACGCAGACAGCGCAAAGACGCCCAGCGTCGTTGAGGCGCTGCTGGCGGCCAGCAAGGGGATCATCGCCACCAGCGGAATAGCGGCAATATCCTGAAACAGCAGCACGGCGAATGTGCTACGGCCCATTTGCGAGACGGTCAGGTTACGCTCATCCATCGCCTGCATCGCAATCGCCGTGGAAGAGAGCGCCAGCGTCATGCCGATCAGCTCCGCCACCTGCCAGCGCAGACCGAGGAACATACAGAACAGGCCAATCAACCCACCGCATACCACCATCTGCAACGCGCCGCCGCCAAAAACCGACGCACGCAGTTTCCACAAACGCTGCGGGTCCAGCTCCAGCCCAATCACAAACAGCATCAGCACCACGCCAATTTCGGCGAAATGGAGAATAGCTTCAGCGTCCGTCACCAGACGCAGCCCCCACGGGCCGATAATACACCCGGCAATGAGGTAGCCCAGCACCGACCCTAAGCCCAGCCGGACGGCAATCGGCACAATCAGCGCGGCCGACCCCAGGTAAATCAGCGCCTGTATCAGCGTATGGCTATCCATGATTTGCCTCCTGCCACGCCAGCAAACGTTGCTTGTAGTGGCGCGCCTGCGCCTGGAGCGTTTCGTCATCACAGACAAACGTACAGTGCATCGCAAAAGGCGGCAGCCAGTTGAGCCCACAATAGAGCGCAGTAGCCTGTAACGGCTGCGAGAGCACGTCAAAGCCCGGATAGGCGCCAATAGCGAAGTGGCTTTCGCCTCCGCCAGTCGTCACGGCCCACATCAGATCTTTGTCCCGGAGCGCCGTGCCGCCATGCCCGTAGGCCCAGCCATGCGCGAGGACTTTGTCCATCCAGAGTTTGAGTAAAGGGGGAACGCTGTACCACTGCATTGGATGCTGCCAGATGATAAGACGCGCGCGCGCCAGCGCCTGCTGCTCGGCGGCAACATCAATATTGAAGTCAGGGTAAAGCTGATAGAGCGAGCGAATTTCGACGCCATCCAGCGTCCTTGCCTGTTCCAGCATCCGTTTATTCGCATGCGAGTGCTGCGGATACGGATGGGCATAAATAATGAGGATCATGAAGTAGCCTGTTATTTTACATCTCTGTTTTATCACAGAGTGTAGTCAGTAATTTAACAGGCTAATAGTGAATATTATTGAGCAGCTAAATGGATAAAACTGAATTAATTATCCAGTTCGCTCATGTTCTTCACCTGATCGCGGTTGATCTGTTCCGTTTTACCGGTTTCTGCGTTTTTGTAGGACACCAGTCCAGTATCATCATCGACCTGTGGTTTACCATCGGTGACGATCGTTTTGCCGTCGGTGGTTTTTATGGCCTGGTTTGATGAACAGCCCGCTACGGTAAATACCGTCGCAGCGGCAAAAAGAGACGCAATAAGAAGTTGTTTTTGCATGGTGTTCTCCCTGCTTTTCAGTCATTTTCAGTGGTATACCCATTAACTATAGACTAACTGACTGACCTTAAAAGAAAATACAGAACACTCTGAAGATATCCCCTAGCACAGAGGCTTGTTGCGAATCGTCATACTGCTCGTCTGGGCAAGCGTCAGTCCACGCGTCTCCGGCGCAAAAGCGATGGAAATAAGCAGACCGATAAGTGAAATTCCCGCCCCCATCAGCATGACGTAGCTGATCCCATATCTGGTGATGAAGATCGGCAGCGCCCACGTTGAAAGGATGGTGCCAATTCGACTCAGGGACATAATGACGCCCACGGCAGACGCGCGAATATCCGTCGGGAACAGCTCATTCGGGTAGAGCCACTGAAGGTTCCCCGGGCCGCCGGAGAAAAAGGCGTACACCGCAAAGGCCGCAACCACCAGCCAGATCCCCATTTCTGGGATCAACCCCAGCACAGCCAGCGCCAGCGTCATCATGACAAAGCTGCCGATCAGCAATGGCCGTCGCCCTATGCTGTTCAGCCAGTACATCGGCGGAATACAGCCCAGCATAAAGAACAAACTGATCACCACATTGCCCAGCGCCGCGCTTTTCCCGACGCCCAGCCCCAGCAGGCCGACAATCTGCGGGCCAAAGGTATAGATGGCGAACATCGGGATGACCTGGCAGGTCCAGATGGCGGCGACAAACAAAACAAACGGGAAGTGACGGCGATTAAACAGCTGTAAGAAGCGCGTCTCCTGGGGCGGTTCTTCATCGAACGCCACCGGCTCGCCAAACAGTTTAATCATCATCTCCTCGCACTCTTTCACCCGCCCCTTACGCAACAGCCAGCGCGGTGATTCGGGAAGATCGAAGCGTCCGATCAGGATCATAATGCAGGGAATTGCCGCGCTCCCCAGCATCCAGCGCCATCCGCCCGCCACATCGTACAACCAGTAGCCGACCAGATCGGCGCAGGTGGCGCCGACGTACCACATCGCGGCAATAAAACTGATCGAGAAGGCGCGCTGGCGGGTGTTGGAAAACTCGGTGATCATCGAGGTAGCGATAGGATAATCCGCGCCAATCACCACCCCAATCAGCACGCGCATGACGAGCAACTCCATCGGCGATGAGACAAACATCGTCGCTACCGATATCACCCCAATGGCGATGATATCGATGAGGAACATTTTACGTCGCCCCACTTTGTCTGAGATATAGCCGAACAGCGACGTACCGACAAACAGCCCGGCCAGCGTGCCTGCCCCCAGTAACCCCAGCCACTGCGCATCCAGCTTCAGCGCAGGCGTGAGCTGCTCCAGCGCCACGCCAATCATGACCAGTACGTAACCGTCCAGGAACGGCCCGCCGCTTCCCCACAGCATAATTCTGCGGTGAATAGAGGAGAATTTAATGTCGTCAAAGTTCCTGGGCTGCTGCATAGCCGCGTCCTGTTTTGTTTTCACTTGATGCCTGATGGCGCTACGCTTATCAGGCCTACGAATCACGTATTTTGTAGGCCGGATAAGACGCGTCAGCGACGCCATCCGGCATCAACCTCAGCCGTAGCGAAATTCCACGCCAAAGGTGCCGCGCGGGTATTCCCATTTCTCCAGCGCCGTCCCCAACCCGAGAATTCGACAGGTGCCGCACTCCAGGCACCCGGCGTAATCAAAGCGCACGCTGCCGTCGTCCTGCTTTTTATACAACCCGGCCGGGCACGCCTTGATCAGCACTTCCAGCGCCTGCTTATCCGGTTCGGTTTTCAGGATGATGTGCGGATTGTCTTCATCCACATTGAATTTATTGACGCCCAGTTTGACGTCCACATTGACGGGAGAAGTCATAATACGGTCACTCCTTTGATGCCATCCTTCATCAGGTTGATGAAGCCCACTTTCTTCGCGTGGCGCAGGATTTTTTTACGCACAGGGACGGGCGCGCTGCCATCGACGGTAAACAGATCGCGGGCAATGCCCACCGCCATTTCAGGGTAGCGCGTGAACATACGCGGGTTGTCCAGAAACGCCGGTAAGCGCTGGTACATACGCATATCCCGCATCGGCCCGTTGTCGAGATGCTGTCGATATTCCGCCAGCCCCTGTCGGCTGAAATCGTTGCTCTGCATGGCCGAAAGTACGGTCTTCGCCGCCGCTTCCCCTGCCGCGACGGCCAGGTCCATACCGCGAATCGTAAAACCGAGGTTCATACACATACCGGCGGCGTCACCGGCAATCAGCACGCCGTCGCCCACCAGTTCCGGCTGCATATTCATTCCCGCTTCCGGGACGACGTGCGCGGCGTACTCCAGCAGTTTTCCGCCCGCAATCAGCGGCGCCACCGCCGGATGCTGTTTAAAATCTTCCAGCATTTGTGGAACCGACTTTTTCGCCTCTTTCAGATGATGCAGACCGCAAACCAGCCCCAAAGAGAGGGTCGTTTTATTGGTATAGAGGAAGCCGCCGCCCATCAGACCGTCGGTCGGAGAACCGGCAAACAGACAGGCTGCGCCTTCATTTCCCTGTAATCCGAAGCGATCCACAATGACCGATTCAGGCAACTCAATTAACTCTTTTACGCCTACCGCGACATGGGCGGCATCTACACGTTTCGCCATTCCCAGTTTTTCCGCCAACAGCGAGTTCACGCCATCAGCGAGAATGACCGTTTTCGCTTCAATAACGTCGCCATCCGCCTCAACGCCCACCACTTTGCCGTCGCGCTGAACAAGATTATCCACGCGGATGCCGGTTATCAGCTGCGCGCCCGCCTCTTCAGCCTGTTCCATCAGCCAGGCGTCAAATTTACTGCGCAATACGGAATAAGAGACCTGCGAAGGCGCGGCATCCTCGCCATTGACGTAATCCACCGCCATCGCCCCTTTTTCGGTCATAAAAGCGAGTTTTTCATGGGTGATCACGCGTTCAACCGGGGCATGTTCAGCAAAACCGGGGATAATGCGCTCCAGACTGTGCGCGTAGATGCGCCCGCCGGTGACATTCTTCGCGCCAGCGGAATTGCCGCGCTCAATAACCAGCACCTGTGCCCCTTCGCGGGCGAGCACCAGCGCCGCGACGGAACCCGCCAGCCCGGCCCCCACGATGATGGCATCAAAGATATCTTCGGACATAAGAACTCCAGATTTACCTGTCAGCGGCAGGGCCGATACCCACAAGCCCTGCCCGAGTGGATCAGCGTGCTAAAGCGCTCGTAAGCGCAGGCAGAATCTTCATCACATCGCCGACAATGCCGTAATCAGCGTATTGAAATATCGGCGCATTTTTATCTTTGTTGATGGCGCAGATGGTTTGTGAACCGTTCGCGCCCACCATGTGCTGGATCTGCCCGGAAATGCCCACCGCGAGGTAAAGCTCTGGTTTAAGCATCAGGTTGGAGATGCCGACATAACGCTCGTGCTCCATCCATTTTTCGTTTTCCGCCACCGGACGAGAACACGCCAGTTCCGCGCCAATGGCCTGACACAGCGCCTGGGCCAGCGAGATATTCTCTTTGCTGCCGATGCCGCGCCCAACGCTAACCACCAGTCGCGCTTTATCAAGATCGACCGTGTTGCTCTGGCGCGCCTGCGTTGCGGTGCGCGTTACGACGACATCTGGCGACTGCCACTGCACGTCATGCGACTCGCCGTGGCGGGACGCGTCCGCCTGTTGCGCCTCGAACGTGCCGCTGCCGACGGTGATCACCGCATACGGTGATGTGATGGTCTCTTCGCCAATCGCCAGCCCGCCGTAGACCATATGCCGGACGGTCGCATGGCCCTCCTGCTGCGTTACCGCACTGGCGTCGTTAGAGACGGCCGCCGCGAGACGAAATCCCAGCTTTGCCGCCAGCAGTTTGCCACGGCGGGTATTAGGCAGCAGCACCAGACCCGAATCCCCCTGCTGGTGAATCGTCTGCGCCATCACCCCGGCGTAATCTTCCACCATGCAGTCGTCCGGTTTACCGCGTAAATGCCAGATGTGATTCGCCCCCAGCTGGCGTGCCGTCTCGCCCTCGGCGTCGTGCTGCACAAACGCATGAATCTGCTCGCCTGAAGCCAGTGCGCCGCTCATCAGTTCCGGCAGACGAGAAGGGGTATCGCTGAATACCCAGACATGAGAAAACGTGTTCATAATATCCCCCGGTAATTAAATGATTTTGCGCAGATGTTCGGCGAACGCGGCGATCTGCTCTTCACCATCGCCTTCAATAACGATGCGCTGACGCTCGCGTTGTTTCGGTGCGGCGACCTTCTGGACGGAGTACGCGTCTGGCGCACTGAAACCAATATCCGCCGCAGACCAGACCTGCACCGGTTTTTTTGCCGCGCCCAGAATCGCTTTCATCGACGGGATCTGCGGAGCGTTAATGTCTGTGGAGACCGCCACCACCGCAGGCAGGGGAATACTCAGGGTTTCAATTTCATCTTCCAGTTCACGCTCAACGGTAAGCGCACTTTCCGTCAGGGAGAGGATTTTGCTCACGCCGTTGATGGCCGGAATGTTCAGCGTTTCACCCACCAGCAGGCTGACCTGCTGGGCATAAAGGTCGGAGGAACCGTCGCCGCAAACGATCAGATCAAAGCCCGATTTTTGCGCGGCGGCGGCAAGCGCTGCGGCGGTGCGTTGCGGCAAAGCCTGTTCAAACTGCTCGTCTATCACCACGACCAGTTCATCTGGCCCACGGG comes from the Citrobacter koseri ATCC BAA-895 genome and includes:
- the surA gene encoding peptidylprolyl isomerase SurA, with product MKNWKTLLLGIAMIANTSFAAPQVVDKVAAVVNNGVVLESDVDGLMQSVKLNAGQAGQQLPDDATLRHQILERLIMDQIVLQMGQKMGVKISDEQLDQAIANIAKQNNMTLDQMRSRLAYDGLSYSTYRSQIRKEMIISEVRNNEVRRRVTILPQEVDALAQQVGNQNDASTELNLSHILIPLPENPTSDQVSEAEARARSIVDEARNGSDFGKLAITYSADQQALKGGQMGWGRIQELPGIFAQALSTAKKGDIVGPIRSGVGFHILKVNDLRGQSQSISVTEVHARHILLKPSPIMTDQQARLKLEEIAADIKSGKTTFAAAAKEFSQDPGSANQGGDLGWAAADIFDPAFRDALTRLNKGQMSAPVHSSFGWHLIELLDTRNVDKTDAAQKDRAYRMLMNRKFSEEAATWMQEQRASAYVKILSN
- the pdxA gene encoding 4-hydroxythreonine-4-phosphate dehydrogenase PdxA → MATVQRVVITPGEPAGIGPDLVVQLAQREWPVELVVCADARLLTDRAALLGLPLSLLPYSPNHPAKPQSAGTLTLLPTALRAPVTPGQLSVENGQYVVDTLARACDGCLQGEFAALITGPVHKGVINDAGVPFTGHTEFFEARSQAKKVVMMLATEELRVALATTHLPLRAVADAITPALLHEVIGILHHDLRTKFGLADPHILVCGLNPHAGEGGHMGTEEIDTIVPVLDDLRAQGMRLSGPLPADTLFQPKYLDHADAVLAMYHDQGLPVLKYQGFGRGVNITLGLPFIRTSVDHGTALELAGRGQADVGSFITALNLAIKMIVNTQ
- the rsmA gene encoding 16S rRNA (adenine(1518)-N(6)/adenine(1519)-N(6))-dimethyltransferase RsmA; this translates as MNNRVHQGHLARKRFGQNFLNDQFVIDSIVSAINPQKGQAMVEIGPGLAALTEPVGERLDQLTVIELDRDLAARLQTHPFLGPKLTIYQQDAMTMNFGELSEKIGQPLRVFGNLPYNISTPLMFHLFSYTDAIADMHFMLQKEVVNRLVAGPNSKAYGRLSVMAQYYCQVIPVLEVPPSAFTPPPKVDSAVVRLVPHTTMPYPVKDIRVLSRITTEAFNQRRKTIRNSLGNLFSVEVLTELGIDPALRAENISVAQYCQMANYLSENAPSKES
- the apaG gene encoding Co2+/Mg2+ efflux protein ApaG, which produces MINSPRVCIQVQSVYIEAQSSPDDERYVFAYTVTIRNLGRAPVQLLGRYWLITNGHGRETEVQGEGVVGVQPHIAPGEEYQYTSGAVIETPLGTMQGHYEMIDEKGVAFTIDIPVFRLAVPTLIH
- the apaH gene encoding bis(5'-nucleosyl)-tetraphosphatase (symmetrical) ApaH; the protein is MATYLIGDVHGCYDELIALLHQVEFTPGSDTLWLTGDLVARGPGSLEVLRYVKSLGDCVRLVLGNHDLHLLAVFAGISRNKPKDRLTPLLEAPDADELLNWLRRQPLLQVDEEKKLVMAHAGITPQWDLQTAKDCARDVEAVLSSDSYPFFLDAMYGDMPNNWTPELTGLARLRFITNAFTRMRYCFPNGQLDMYSKESPENAPAPLKPWFAIPGPVSEAYSIVFGHWASLEGKGTPEGIYGLDTGCCWGGDLTCLRWEDKRYFVQPSNRHLDSGKGEAVNA
- the folA gene encoding type 3 dihydrofolate reductase, whose product is MISLIAALAVDRVIGMENAMPWNLPADLAWFKRNTLNKPVVMGRHTWESIGRPLPGRKNIVISSQPGTDDRVQWVKSVDEAIAACGDAPEIMVIGGGRVYEQFLPKAQKLYLTHIDAEVEGDTHFPDYEPDDWESVFSEFHDADEQNSHSYCFEILERR